In Flavobacterium sp. N1736, the following are encoded in one genomic region:
- a CDS encoding aldose epimerase family protein — MNVLKRCVFGIGLMSLATVSVQCKSDKKTDATTVSSDEKATVTIEKSSYGTTAKGEKVDSYKLKNQNGMEVDIITFGGRITDLKVPNKEGVSENVVIGFNSLAQYEKENPFFGALIGRYGNRIAKGKFTLDGKEYKLVINNAPNALHGGPQGYFNVVWKADEVKSGNTASLKLSYLSKDMEEGYPGNLQVFVTYTLTNDNQLEVLYEATTDKKTVVNLTQHSYFNLSGDFTKTILDHELTLNADKLVPVDATLIPTGKLEDVANTPFDFRTPKLIAKDIEVKNEQLERGKGYDHCWVLNNPEKGKTIIAKVYHAASGRVMEMTTDEPGIQFYSGNFLDGTLPTRDGKTYAHRTGLCLETEHYPDSPNQKNFPTTVLNPGENYKTKTTFKFSVKK; from the coding sequence ATGAATGTATTAAAACGTTGCGTTTTTGGAATTGGCCTAATGAGTTTGGCTACAGTTTCAGTTCAATGTAAAAGCGATAAAAAAACGGATGCTACAACAGTTTCTTCAGATGAAAAAGCTACGGTTACAATCGAAAAATCTTCTTACGGAACAACTGCTAAAGGAGAAAAAGTCGACAGTTATAAGCTGAAAAACCAAAATGGGATGGAAGTTGATATCATCACTTTTGGTGGAAGAATTACAGATTTAAAAGTGCCTAATAAAGAAGGTGTTTCTGAAAATGTAGTGATCGGGTTTAATTCTTTGGCACAATATGAAAAAGAAAATCCATTTTTTGGAGCTTTAATTGGAAGATACGGCAACCGAATTGCGAAAGGAAAATTTACTTTAGACGGAAAAGAGTATAAGTTAGTAATCAATAACGCACCAAATGCTTTACACGGTGGACCGCAAGGATATTTTAATGTTGTTTGGAAAGCCGATGAGGTAAAATCCGGAAATACAGCTTCTTTAAAATTATCCTATTTAAGTAAAGATATGGAAGAAGGTTATCCGGGAAATTTACAGGTTTTTGTAACCTATACTTTGACAAATGATAATCAATTAGAAGTACTTTATGAAGCAACGACTGATAAGAAAACAGTTGTGAATTTAACGCAGCATTCGTATTTTAATTTATCGGGAGATTTTACAAAAACAATCTTAGATCATGAATTGACTTTAAATGCGGATAAATTAGTTCCGGTTGACGCTACTTTAATTCCAACAGGAAAATTAGAAGATGTTGCCAATACGCCTTTCGATTTTAGAACTCCAAAATTAATTGCAAAGGACATCGAAGTGAAAAACGAACAATTAGAAAGAGGAAAAGGTTACGATCATTGCTGGGTATTGAACAATCCTGAAAAAGGAAAAACAATCATAGCAAAAGTATATCACGCAGCAAGCGGAAGAGTTATGGAAATGACAACTGACGAACCCGGAATTCAGTTTTACTCTGGAAATTTCCTTGACGGAACTTTGCCAACACGCGACGGAAAAACGTATGCACACAGAACAGGATTATGTTTAGAAACAGAACATTATCCAGATTCGCCAAATCAGAAAAACTTCCCGACAACGGTTTTAAACCCGGGAGAAAATTATAAAACTAAAACTACTTTTAAATTTTCTGTGAAAAAATAG
- a CDS encoding OsmC family protein yields MKHLFKAALNWTSTKNQEEATSKFYSKSHKITIEGKPVLNVSAAKAFKGDPELYNPEDLLLSSLVSCHMMSYLYVCSQNGIEVMEYSDNAQATLEVYADGSGRFTEVRLNPKVKISNPDKIELANELHKEANRLCFIANSCNFPVLHEVSCE; encoded by the coding sequence ATGAAACATCTATTTAAAGCAGCATTAAATTGGACTTCTACCAAAAATCAGGAAGAAGCAACTTCAAAATTTTACAGTAAAAGTCATAAGATTACTATAGAAGGAAAACCAGTTTTAAATGTTTCAGCAGCCAAAGCTTTCAAAGGCGATCCTGAATTATACAACCCCGAAGATTTATTATTGAGCAGTTTGGTTTCCTGTCATATGATGTCCTATTTATATGTATGCTCTCAAAACGGAATAGAAGTTATGGAATATTCAGATAACGCCCAAGCAACACTTGAAGTTTATGCCGATGGAAGCGGACGTTTTACGGAAGTTAGACTAAATCCTAAAGTGAAAATTTCAAATCCAGATAAAATTGAATTAGCAAATGAACTTCATAAAGAGGCAAATCGATTGTGTTTTATAGCTAATTCTTGCAATTTCCCTGTTTTGCATGAGGTGAGTTGTGAGTGA
- a CDS encoding ribose-phosphate pyrophosphokinase, with protein sequence MSHLEPEAKIFACSKSVYLAEKIAEQYGIPLGKVTMSTYSDGEFQPSYEESIRGLRVFIVCSTFPSADNLMELLLMIDAAKRASARHITAVMPYFGWARQDRKDKPRVPIGAKLVANLLTAAGATRIMTMDLHADQIQGFFEKPVDHLFASTIFLPYVQSLNLENLTIASPDMGGSKRAYAYSKFLESDVVICYKQRKAANVIDTMELIGEVKGRNVILVDDMIDTGGTLAKAADLMIEKGALSVRAICTHAILSGGAYEKIENSKLSELIVTDSIPLKKESKKIRVVSCAPLFAEVMHMVHHNNSISGKFIM encoded by the coding sequence ATGTCGCACCTAGAACCAGAAGCTAAAATTTTTGCGTGTTCAAAAAGTGTTTATCTTGCAGAGAAAATTGCAGAACAATACGGAATTCCGTTAGGTAAAGTAACGATGTCAACGTATAGCGATGGTGAATTTCAACCATCTTACGAAGAGTCAATCAGAGGATTACGTGTTTTTATCGTGTGCTCAACTTTCCCATCGGCAGATAATTTGATGGAATTGTTACTAATGATTGATGCAGCAAAACGCGCATCGGCAAGACATATTACAGCTGTTATGCCTTATTTTGGTTGGGCAAGACAGGATAGAAAAGACAAACCAAGAGTTCCGATTGGAGCGAAGTTAGTAGCTAATTTACTAACCGCTGCAGGAGCAACAAGAATTATGACAATGGATTTGCACGCAGATCAAATTCAGGGATTCTTTGAAAAGCCGGTAGATCATTTATTTGCATCAACCATCTTTTTGCCATATGTGCAGAGTTTAAATTTAGAAAATTTAACTATTGCATCTCCGGATATGGGAGGTTCAAAAAGAGCATATGCTTACTCTAAGTTTTTAGAATCAGATGTAGTAATCTGTTACAAACAAAGAAAAGCAGCCAACGTTATCGACACTATGGAGCTAATTGGTGAAGTAAAAGGCCGTAACGTAATATTAGTAGACGACATGATCGATACTGGAGGTACATTAGCGAAAGCAGCAGATTTAATGATCGAAAAAGGAGCATTAAGCGTTAGAGCAATTTGTACACACGCTATTTTATCAGGTGGCGCTTACGAAAAAATTGAGAATTCGAAGTTAAGCGAATTAATAGTTACCGATTCTATTCCGTTAAAGAAAGAATCAAAAAAAATCAGAGTAGTGAGTTGTGCACCTCTTTTTGCCGAAGTTATGCACATGGTGCACCACAACAATTCCATTAGTGGAAAGTTTATAATGTAG
- a CDS encoding 50S ribosomal protein L25/general stress protein Ctc, with product MKSITIKGSERESVGKVSTKALRNAGAVPCVLYGGNQAVHFSADAAAFKNLVYTPNAHTVVIELGKGKSFNAILQDIQVHPVSDKILHIDFFQLFDDKEITMEVPVKVVGTSKGVLAGGVLRLNTRKLKVKALPKNLPDFVEADITPLEMGNKLYVTKVGTPDYKVMHPENTVVAQVRISRAAMKAAQEAAKAAKAPAKGKKK from the coding sequence ATGAAATCGATTACAATTAAAGGATCAGAAAGAGAAAGCGTGGGCAAAGTGTCAACTAAAGCCTTACGTAATGCTGGAGCGGTTCCTTGCGTGTTATACGGAGGAAATCAAGCAGTACACTTCTCAGCAGACGCTGCAGCGTTCAAAAACTTGGTTTACACTCCAAACGCACACACAGTTGTGATTGAGCTTGGAAAAGGAAAATCATTCAATGCAATTTTACAAGATATTCAGGTTCACCCGGTATCTGACAAAATCTTACACATTGACTTCTTTCAATTATTTGATGACAAAGAAATCACTATGGAAGTTCCGGTAAAAGTTGTAGGTACATCTAAAGGTGTTCTTGCAGGTGGTGTTTTACGTTTGAACACTCGTAAATTAAAAGTAAAAGCTTTACCTAAAAATCTTCCTGATTTTGTTGAAGCTGATATTACTCCACTTGAAATGGGTAACAAATTATATGTTACTAAAGTTGGTACACCAGATTACAAAGTTATGCACCCGGAGAACACAGTTGTTGCACAAGTAAGAATTTCTCGTGCTGCTATGAAAGCTGCTCAAGAAGCTGCAAAAGCTGCAAAAGCTCCTGCAAAAGGAAAGAAAAAATAA
- the pth gene encoding aminoacyl-tRNA hydrolase → MIKWITKLFSSTQKEENIDNMKKYLIVGLGNIGAEYVNTRHNIGFKVLDFLAKKESLSFETAKLGALAEYKFKGRTFFLLKPNTYMNLSGKAVKYWMDKENIPLENILVITDDLNLSFGTIRIKPKGSDGGHNGLKNINLVLNTQQYTRFRFGISDQFKKGQQIDYVLGDWDEEEKAKLPERLEVASEIIKSFGTAGLENTMTTFNGK, encoded by the coding sequence ATGATAAAATGGATAACAAAACTGTTTTCATCAACACAAAAAGAAGAGAACATAGATAATATGAAAAAATATTTAATCGTAGGACTTGGTAATATTGGAGCCGAATACGTAAATACAAGACATAATATAGGATTTAAAGTCCTTGATTTTTTAGCCAAAAAAGAAAGCCTTTCATTTGAAACTGCAAAACTTGGCGCTTTAGCCGAATATAAATTTAAAGGAAGAACCTTCTTTTTGCTTAAACCAAACACGTACATGAATTTAAGCGGGAAGGCGGTAAAATACTGGATGGACAAAGAAAACATTCCATTAGAGAATATTCTGGTGATTACAGACGATTTAAACTTGTCATTCGGTACTATCCGGATTAAACCAAAAGGCAGCGATGGCGGTCACAACGGATTAAAAAACATCAACCTGGTATTAAATACACAACAATATACCCGTTTTAGATTTGGTATAAGCGACCAGTTTAAAAAAGGACAACAAATAGATTATGTTTTAGGCGACTGGGACGAAGAAGAAAAAGCAAAATTACCGGAACGCTTAGAGGTCGCTTCCGAAATTATTAAATCTTTTGGAACAGCAGGATTAGAAAATACAATGACAACTTTTAATGGAAAATAA
- a CDS encoding superoxide dismutase produces the protein MAFELPQLPYAYDALEPHIDARTMEIHHSKHHNAYTTNLNAAIAGTDLEGKTIENILINLDKSNAAVRNNGGGFYNHNLFWTVMTPNGGGLPTGDLLAAIESSFGTFEEFKAKFAKAGATQFGSGWAWLCVQKGGKLDVCGTPNQDNPLMPEVGCGGTPILGMDVWEHAYYLNYQNRRPDYIEAFFNVINWTEVARRYALEK, from the coding sequence ATGGCTTTTGAATTACCACAATTACCTTATGCATATGATGCATTAGAACCACATATTGATGCACGTACAATGGAAATTCACCATTCAAAACATCATAATGCATACACAACAAATCTTAATGCAGCAATTGCAGGTACAGATTTGGAAGGAAAAACAATCGAAAACATCTTAATCAACTTAGATAAATCAAACGCTGCAGTTCGTAACAATGGTGGAGGTTTTTACAACCACAATTTGTTCTGGACTGTAATGACTCCAAACGGTGGTGGATTACCAACAGGTGATTTGTTAGCTGCAATTGAGTCTTCTTTTGGAACTTTTGAAGAGTTTAAAGCAAAATTTGCCAAAGCCGGTGCAACACAATTTGGTTCAGGATGGGCTTGGTTATGTGTGCAAAAAGGTGGAAAATTAGATGTTTGCGGAACTCCAAACCAAGACAACCCATTAATGCCGGAAGTTGGCTGCGGTGGAACTCCAATTTTAGGAATGGATGTTTGGGAGCACGCTTATTATTTAAACTACCAAAACAGAAGACCAGATTATATTGAAGCTTTCTTCAACGTAATTAACTGGACAGAAGTTGCAAGAAGATATGCTTTAGAAAAATAG
- a CDS encoding amidophosphoribosyltransferase — protein sequence MSDALKHECGIALVRLLKPLEYYKEKYGTAFYGIQKMYLMMEKQHNRGQDGAGFASIKLDVDPGQRYISRVRSNHSQPIQDVFAQINDRINEELGAHPEYADDVAAQKANIPYIGELFLGHVRYGTFGKNSIESVHPFLRQSNWMHRNLILAGNFNMTNVKELFENLVELGQHPKEMADTVTVMEKIGHFLDKEVMQLYQDCKMEGYSKREASPVIAERLDITKILSRSAKNLDGGYAMAGLLGHGDAFVFRDPAGIRPAYFYQDDEVVVVASERPVIQTVFNVPFEKVQEIEPGNALIIKKSGKVSMEQILEPTVKKACSFERIYFSRGSDAEIYQERKNLGKLILPAVLKSIDSDTDNTVFSYIPNTAETSFYGLIEAAQDFLNQRKNNYILENRNTLTAETLQELLAVKIRTEKVAIKDAKLRTFITEDSSRDDLVAHVYDVTYGVIKPTDNLVIIDDSIVRGTTLKMSIIKMMDRLKPKRIVIVSSAPQIRYPDCYGIDMAKLEGLVAFRAALALLKERNLYHIVDEVYAKCKAQENYIDTDVVNYVTAIYDQFTPEEISDKIAEMLSSPEINAEVKIIFQKVEDLHIACPKNLGDWYFTGDYPTPGGNRVVNRAFMNFYEGKDARAY from the coding sequence ATGAGCGACGCGTTAAAACACGAATGTGGTATAGCCTTAGTTAGACTTCTTAAACCGCTTGAATATTACAAAGAAAAATACGGAACTGCTTTTTACGGAATACAAAAAATGTATCTGATGATGGAAAAGCAACACAACCGTGGGCAAGACGGAGCAGGTTTTGCAAGCATTAAATTAGATGTTGATCCGGGACAACGCTACATTAGCAGAGTTCGCTCGAATCATTCACAGCCTATACAAGATGTTTTTGCCCAAATTAATGATCGTATTAATGAAGAGTTAGGTGCTCATCCGGAATATGCAGATGATGTTGCAGCTCAAAAAGCAAACATTCCTTATATAGGAGAATTATTTTTAGGTCACGTTCGTTACGGAACTTTCGGAAAAAACAGCATCGAAAGTGTTCACCCATTTTTACGTCAAAGTAACTGGATGCACCGTAATTTGATTTTGGCAGGAAACTTTAATATGACAAATGTTAAAGAGCTTTTCGAAAACTTAGTAGAGCTTGGACAGCATCCAAAAGAAATGGCCGACACTGTTACCGTAATGGAAAAGATTGGGCATTTTCTTGACAAGGAAGTTATGCAGCTTTACCAGGATTGTAAAATGGAAGGTTATTCTAAAAGAGAAGCTTCTCCGGTAATTGCAGAACGATTGGATATCACAAAAATATTATCCCGCTCAGCAAAAAATCTTGATGGAGGTTATGCAATGGCCGGATTATTAGGTCACGGTGATGCTTTTGTATTTAGAGATCCCGCTGGAATTCGTCCTGCTTATTTTTATCAGGATGATGAAGTTGTAGTTGTTGCCTCTGAGCGTCCGGTTATTCAAACGGTATTTAATGTTCCTTTTGAAAAAGTTCAGGAAATTGAACCCGGAAATGCTTTGATCATCAAAAAAAGCGGAAAAGTTTCGATGGAACAAATTCTGGAACCAACCGTTAAAAAAGCGTGTTCTTTTGAAAGAATCTATTTCTCCAGAGGAAGTGATGCTGAAATTTATCAGGAACGTAAAAATTTAGGAAAATTAATTTTACCAGCCGTTCTTAAATCAATTGACAGCGATACAGACAATACTGTTTTCTCTTATATTCCTAACACTGCCGAAACTTCCTTTTATGGTCTAATCGAAGCTGCACAGGATTTCTTAAATCAGAGAAAAAATAATTATATTCTGGAAAACAGAAATACACTTACAGCCGAAACTTTACAGGAATTATTAGCTGTAAAAATTCGTACTGAAAAAGTTGCAATAAAAGATGCTAAACTAAGAACCTTTATTACAGAAGACAGTAGTCGTGATGATTTAGTTGCTCACGTTTATGATGTAACTTATGGAGTTATCAAACCAACTGATAATTTAGTTATTATTGATGACAGTATTGTTCGTGGAACTACTTTAAAAATGAGCATCATTAAAATGATGGATCGTTTAAAACCAAAACGTATCGTTATCGTTTCTTCGGCTCCACAAATTCGTTACCCTGATTGTTACGGAATTGATATGGCAAAACTGGAAGGTCTTGTTGCTTTTAGAGCAGCTTTGGCTTTGTTGAAAGAAAGAAACCTATACCATATCGTAGATGAAGTTTATGCTAAATGTAAAGCTCAGGAAAATTATATTGATACAGATGTTGTAAATTATGTAACCGCAATTTATGATCAATTTACTCCTGAAGAAATTTCAGACAAAATTGCCGAAATGTTGAGTTCTCCGGAAATTAATGCCGAGGTAAAAATTATTTTCCAAAAAGTAGAAGATTTACATATAGCATGTCCTAAAAATCTTGGTGATTGGTATTTTACAGGAGACTATCCTACACCGGGAGGAAATCGTGTTGTAAATAGAGCATTCATGAATTTTTATGAAGGAAAAGATGCAAGAGCATATTAA
- a CDS encoding PfkB family carbohydrate kinase, whose translation MNKLLIVGTVAFDAIETPFGKTDKILGGAATYIGLSASFFKLQSAIVSVVGDDFPQEHLDLLTSRNIDISGIEIVKGGKTFFWSGLYHNDLNSRDTLVTELNVLADFQPKVPQNYKDADVVMLGNLHPLVQSSVLDQMEKKPKLVVLDTMNFWMDCALPELLDVIKRVDVITINDEEARQLSGEYSLVKAAAKIQELGPKYVVIKKGEHGALLFHNREVFFAPALPLEDVFDPTGAGDTFAGGFSGFIAQSENISFGNMKNAIIYGSNLASFCVEKFGTERMETLSKAEVAIRLQQFKSLTQFDIEI comes from the coding sequence ATGAATAAATTATTGATTGTTGGAACGGTTGCTTTCGACGCGATTGAAACTCCTTTCGGAAAAACAGATAAAATATTAGGTGGTGCTGCAACGTACATTGGTTTATCTGCATCATTTTTTAAATTACAATCGGCCATTGTTTCTGTAGTTGGCGACGATTTTCCACAAGAACATTTAGATCTTTTAACTTCAAGAAATATTGATATCTCTGGTATCGAAATTGTAAAAGGCGGAAAAACCTTTTTCTGGAGCGGTTTATACCACAACGATCTAAACTCAAGAGATACTTTAGTAACTGAGTTAAACGTTTTGGCTGATTTTCAACCAAAAGTTCCTCAAAATTATAAAGATGCTGATGTTGTGATGTTAGGAAACTTACATCCTTTAGTACAAAGCAGCGTTTTAGATCAAATGGAGAAAAAACCAAAATTAGTGGTTTTAGATACTATGAACTTCTGGATGGATTGCGCTTTACCTGAATTATTAGATGTTATTAAACGTGTAGACGTTATCACAATCAATGATGAAGAAGCAAGACAACTTTCGGGAGAATATTCGTTAGTAAAAGCTGCTGCTAAAATCCAGGAATTGGGACCAAAATATGTGGTGATCAAAAAAGGAGAACACGGTGCACTTTTATTCCACAACAGAGAAGTATTCTTTGCACCGGCTTTACCATTAGAAGATGTTTTTGATCCAACAGGAGCCGGAGACACTTTCGCAGGTGGATTTTCAGGATTCATTGCACAAAGCGAAAACATATCGTTTGGCAATATGAAAAATGCAATTATTTACGGTTCGAATTTAGCATCATTTTGTGTAGAGAAATTTGGAACAGAAAGGATGGAAACATTAAGTAAAGCTGAAGTAGCGATTCGATTACAACAATTTAAATCGTTAACGCAGTTTGACATAGAAATATAA
- a CDS encoding RNA polymerase sigma factor: protein MSTISDQHYIDKILQGETNSFAVLVDRYKDMIFTLALKMVKNREEAEEVAQDTFIKIYNSLNKFKGDSKFSTWIYKIAYNTCLDRLKKNKKEENNISIDEFSSHLIKTMDNALSALEDKERKQTIQNCLNLLPSDENFLLTLFYFEDQSLEEIGKIMSINANNVKVKLFRSRQKLAVILKKRLEPEIVEYYERER from the coding sequence ATGAGTACAATAAGTGATCAACATTATATCGATAAAATTTTGCAGGGCGAAACAAATTCGTTTGCCGTGCTGGTTGACCGTTATAAGGATATGATTTTTACTTTGGCTTTAAAAATGGTTAAAAACAGAGAAGAAGCCGAAGAAGTTGCTCAGGATACTTTTATAAAAATTTATAATTCTTTAAATAAGTTTAAAGGTGATTCTAAATTTTCGACATGGATTTACAAGATTGCTTATAACACGTGTTTAGATCGTTTGAAGAAAAACAAAAAGGAAGAAAATAACATTTCGATAGATGAATTTTCGTCACATTTAATCAAGACGATGGACAATGCTTTAAGCGCTTTAGAAGATAAAGAACGAAAGCAAACGATTCAGAATTGTTTGAATTTGTTACCAAGCGACGAGAATTTTTTGCTAACTTTATTTTATTTTGAAGATCAGAGCTTAGAGGAAATTGGGAAAATTATGAGCATTAATGCTAATAATGTAAAAGTAAAATTATTTAGGAGCCGACAAAAATTAGCTGTAATTTTGAAAAAGCGATTAGAACCAGAAATAGTAGAATATTATGAAAGAGAGCGATAA
- a CDS encoding DUF6249 domain-containing protein, whose translation MGAQILIPISMFLMIFGIIYLFFSTRNRERMALIEKGVDASIFFKGVGKRGSAWKVFVVNFAFLLIGTGVGIFLALLITTYTSLEDDAVYPSIIFIMAGVGLLTGFKTAKDLDKEE comes from the coding sequence ATGGGAGCACAAATTTTAATACCAATTAGCATGTTTTTGATGATCTTCGGGATTATCTATCTTTTTTTCTCAACTAGAAACAGAGAGCGTATGGCTCTTATAGAAAAAGGTGTTGATGCCAGTATCTTTTTCAAAGGAGTAGGAAAAAGAGGTTCAGCATGGAAAGTTTTCGTTGTAAATTTTGCATTCTTATTAATAGGTACAGGAGTCGGAATTTTTCTTGCCTTATTAATTACAACGTATACTTCTTTAGAAGATGATGCCGTTTATCCGTCGATTATCTTTATCATGGCCGGAGTCGGCTTATTAACCGGATTTAAAACGGCTAAAGATTTAGATAAAGAAGAATAA